In the Dethiosulfovibrio russensis genome, AGGCGGCGGATAAAACGGGAGTGCGGTGTAATTTTGTGGATTTGAGAGGAATCTCCTGGCCGGAGGGACTTAAGGTCGGTGATAACGACGTCGTCCTCTGCCGTTGCGTCTCTCAGGCCCACAACCTCGCGATCGCACGCCTTCTAGAATCTCGAGGTGTCCGTACGGTCAACCATTCCTCGGTTATAGAGGCCTGTGGCGACAAGGTCTTTACCGCCGGACTTCTCGATATGGCCGGTTTAAGACAGCCTCGCTATTCAGTGGCTTTCTCTCCGGAAGAAGCGGTGAATACGTCCGAGTCCATGGGGTTTCCCGTTGTTTTCAAGCCGCCCGTAGGGAGCTGGGGCAGACTTCTTTCCAAGGTCAACGACGTGGATTCGGCTGAGACTATAGTGGAACATAAGTCCTTCATGGGGCCTCAGCATCAGACTTTCTTCATTCAGGAATACGTGGAAAAGGATGGATACGATGTCAGGGCTCTGGTGTTGGGAGGAAAGCCCATAACGGCCATTAAGCGAAAGAGCCGTCACTGGATAACGAACACCGCAAGAGGCGGAAACGTAGAGGGAATAGAGATCGATCAAGCCATGGCGGATGTGTTGAAAAGGGTCCACGACGTTTTCAAAGGCGATCTTTTGGCCGTGGATCTGTTTCACGACGATCAGGGATGGTCGGTAAACGAGGTCAACGGGCAGGCCGAGTTTCACGGGTCGGTCGAGGGTACCGAGGTAGACGTCGCCGGGATGTTGGTGGATTACTGCATCTCACTTATGGAAGGGAGCTTCTGACATGTTCGAGGTGATCGTATGGGGGGCCAGCGGAATGGCCGGAGGAGAGCTTTTGAGGATTCTCTCCGGTCACGACGGGATGACGGTGGTCGCCGCCGTGTCCAGAAGGTCTCCAGGGAAGACGGTCTGGCATGACCATCCTCATCTCAGAGGTTGTTATCCCGACATGGTCTACTCGTCTCCGGAGGAGGCGTTGAAGATTAAGAGCGACTTGGTTTTTCTTGCTCTGCCTCACGGAGGGGCCTGGAGAGTTGCGGTTGACTATCGTGAAAGGGGTGTGCCTGTCGTCGATCTGTCCGGAGATTTCAGGCTCAAGGATCCTGCGGATTACTTTCGGTGGTATGGGTTGGAGCACGGGGCTCCCGAGTACCTTCAGGAAGCCGTTTACGGTCTTCCCGAGCTGCATAGAGATGCTTTGGCCGGGGCGTCCCTGGCCAGCGGCGTAGGATGCAATGCGTCATGTGCAATTCTCGGCCTGGCACCTCTTGCCTCCACAGGTCTCATCGAGTCGGTTCGGATGGAGATGAGGGTCGGTTCCTCCGAGGCCGGGGCCTCTCCCAGTAAGGGATCTCATCACCCCTATAGGACCAGGACCATGAGGGTGTTCGAGCCCTTCAGACACAGACACCTGGCGGAGGTGATTCAGGAGACCGGATTGCCGGAGGAAAGGCTTTCCATGACCATGACAGCCGTCGAGATGGTGAGAGGAGTTCAGATGCTGGCCCAGGTTTTCCTGACCGAACCGATCAAGGAAGCTGTTTTGTGGAAGGCCTACAGAAAGGCGATCGAAGGACATCCCTTTTGGTCTCTTTGTCCCGCCAGACCCAGTCATCTTCGTCTTCCCGATCCCAGATTCGTGTTGGGCAGCAACTCCGCGTCGGTGGGGTTCGTCCTCCACGAGGACGGCAAGAGACTCCTGATCGTGTCCGCTCTGGACAACCTGATGAAGGGAGCCTCCGGCACGGCGGTGCAGGCGGCCAACCTGATGTTGGGGCTCGACGAGACGACGGGGTTGCTTACATCTCCCCTCTATCCCGCCTAGGAGGCGATGAGGTTGAACTTCAAAGGAGTTGTCAAGATCGGTGGTGCCAGGGGAAACGACCCTACGCCGCTCCTGCGGGAGCTTTCCGAACGGGCGGTTTTGGGGGAAAAATGGCTGCTCGTTCACGGAGGCAGCGGAAAGATGGAGGAACTGTGTCTGTCGTCGGGCATAGAACCCAAATACGTGTACAGTCCAAGCGGATTCAGGAGCCGTTTCACCGGTAAGAGGGAGATGGCGCTTTTCGAGGGAGCCTGTTCTTCCGTCTCCATTGATTTGATCTCGTCCCTCTGGTCCATGGGAACCCCCGCTTGTCCCGTGTGGCCCAGCGATGGTTCCGGTGCCACTGCAAAGGCGAAGGACGCCTTGAGAAGCGTGGAGGACGGTCGAGTAATGGTGTTGCGGGGAAACAGGAGCGGTTCGGTAAGACGATTCTTCGGCCATGCCGTGGATGCAACCTGGAGAGCTCGGGCGATACCGGTGATGCCCCCTTTGGCGGTGGACGAGGATAACGGAGGTCTGCTGAACGTGGATGGCGATCGTTTAGCCGCTCTTGCCGCGGCGTCTCTGGAAGCTTCCGTTCTCGTGATACTGAGCAACGTTCCTGGGGTTCTCAAGGACGTCGAAGATCCCTCGTCTTTGATGCGCTGGGGAACCTTGGAGGAGTTGATGTCCCTGTCGAAGGGTAACATGAAGAGAAAAATGGTCGCAGTCCAGGAGGCCCTGGAGGGCGGAGTGGACAAGGTAATCCTATCGGACAGCCGGGTAGAATCCCCTTTGTCCGGAGCTTTGGAGGGAAGGGGGACGACCGTATGTCGGGCCTTTACGGCGGAAGAGGATTGAAGATGGCCTCCGGCAAGGGGGCGGAGCTCTTCGACGACGGGGGCAAAAGGTATGTGGATTTCATGGCCGGTCACGGATCGTCTCTTTTCGGACACTGTCATCCAGATTTGATCGCGGCGGTCGAAAGTGCCTCTCGAAGTCCCTGGTCGATAGGGCTAGGGATCGACTCCCATTCCAGGGACCGTTTTCTGTCGGTTCTGAGGTCTCTGCTCCCCGATGGGCGGGTCTTTATGTGCAACAGCGGAACCGAGGCAGTCGAAGCGGCCTTGAAGCTGGTGCTGGCCCATTCGGACAGGCCCAGAATATTGGCCTTGAAGATGGGTTTTCACGGTAGGACACTGGGGGCCCTGGGGCTGACCTTCAACCCCAAGTACAGAAAACCCTGGATGTCTTCGCTGCTTCCGGTGGAGCATCTTTCCGCCGAGGAGCTTCTGGACTCCGTCGATCTAAGGACGGCGGCGGTCTTCGTCGAGCCGGTCCAGGGGGAGGGAGGAGTATATCCGATGGACCCCGATTACGGCAGGGCTTTGAGCGATCTATGCAAGGAAAACGGGGTCCTGCTCGTGGCGGATGAGATTCAATCCGGATGGGGGCGTTGCGGCTCTGTC is a window encoding:
- the lysX gene encoding lysine biosynthesis protein LysX translates to MNELWILYSRLRTEEKLLKKAADKTGVRCNFVDLRGISWPEGLKVGDNDVVLCRCVSQAHNLAIARLLESRGVRTVNHSSVIEACGDKVFTAGLLDMAGLRQPRYSVAFSPEEAVNTSESMGFPVVFKPPVGSWGRLLSKVNDVDSAETIVEHKSFMGPQHQTFFIQEYVEKDGYDVRALVLGGKPITAIKRKSRHWITNTARGGNVEGIEIDQAMADVLKRVHDVFKGDLLAVDLFHDDQGWSVNEVNGQAEFHGSVEGTEVDVAGMLVDYCISLMEGSF
- the argC gene encoding N-acetyl-gamma-glutamyl-phosphate reductase, producing MFEVIVWGASGMAGGELLRILSGHDGMTVVAAVSRRSPGKTVWHDHPHLRGCYPDMVYSSPEEALKIKSDLVFLALPHGGAWRVAVDYRERGVPVVDLSGDFRLKDPADYFRWYGLEHGAPEYLQEAVYGLPELHRDALAGASLASGVGCNASCAILGLAPLASTGLIESVRMEMRVGSSEAGASPSKGSHHPYRTRTMRVFEPFRHRHLAEVIQETGLPEERLSMTMTAVEMVRGVQMLAQVFLTEPIKEAVLWKAYRKAIEGHPFWSLCPARPSHLRLPDPRFVLGSNSASVGFVLHEDGKRLLIVSALDNLMKGASGTAVQAANLMLGLDETTGLLTSPLYPA
- a CDS encoding amino acid kinase family protein — translated: MRLNFKGVVKIGGARGNDPTPLLRELSERAVLGEKWLLVHGGSGKMEELCLSSGIEPKYVYSPSGFRSRFTGKREMALFEGACSSVSIDLISSLWSMGTPACPVWPSDGSGATAKAKDALRSVEDGRVMVLRGNRSGSVRRFFGHAVDATWRARAIPVMPPLAVDEDNGGLLNVDGDRLAALAAASLEASVLVILSNVPGVLKDVEDPSSLMRWGTLEELMSLSKGNMKRKMVAVQEALEGGVDKVILSDSRVESPLSGALEGRGTTVCRAFTAEED
- a CDS encoding aspartate aminotransferase family protein, yielding MSGLYGGRGLKMASGKGAELFDDGGKRYVDFMAGHGSSLFGHCHPDLIAAVESASRSPWSIGLGIDSHSRDRFLSVLRSLLPDGRVFMCNSGTEAVEAALKLVLAHSDRPRILALKMGFHGRTLGALGLTFNPKYRKPWMSSLLPVEHLSAEELLDSVDLRTAAVFVEPVQGEGGVYPMDPDYGRALSDLCKENGVLLVADEIQSGWGRCGSVLASTLVGLDPDVVCLAKGLAGGLPAGATIWKGSVGDFTSGGHGTTYGGNPFISAVGLAAWNLLEERKYPLQAETKGAGFMEALKSINSPQLREVRGLGLLVGVETARRSTEFVRMLQDRGVLALPAGPKVLRFLPPFVAEGSHFDEVVHALEEVCHELDRR